One genomic window of Octopus bimaculoides isolate UCB-OBI-ISO-001 chromosome 2, ASM119413v2, whole genome shotgun sequence includes the following:
- the LOC106875260 gene encoding zinc finger BED domain-containing protein 5 — protein sequence MKLHLWHSKLECENFAPFQNLNTFLDDGLQVDANILNIMKQHVLILQTEIQRYFPDLQNFEKVHHSITNPFAISVVDLPSEDHIIQEQFIDLLNDGGTKNAFCNMCCSEFCIEMMQTYPDVTKLALKFIIPFATTYECEMAFATLFAIKTKAHNKLHVTHDMRVALSKTQPNY from the coding sequence GCACCATTTCAGAACCTCAATACTTTCCTTGATGACGGCCTTCAAGTTGATGCTAACATCCTCAATATAATGAAACAGCATGTCTTAATTCTTCAAACTGAAATTCAAAGATACTTCCCCGACCTACAAAACTTCGAAAAAGTTCATCATTCCATCACCAATCCCTTTGCAATCTCTGTTGTTGACCTTCCCTCAGAAGATCACATCATTCAAGAACAGTTCATTGACTTGCTGAATGATGGCGGTACCAAAAACGCCTTCTGTAACATGTGTTGCAGTGAATTCTGTATTGAAATGATGCAGACATATCCAGATGTCACCAAATTGGCCCTCAAATTCATCATTCCATTCGCAACAACATATGAATGTGAGATGGCTTTTGCAACTTTATTCGCAATTAAAACAAAGGCTCATAATAAACTGCATGTTACACATGACATGAGAGTTGCATTATCAAAAACGCAGCCTAATTATTGA